From Bacillus sp. Bos-x628, the proteins below share one genomic window:
- the yidD gene encoding membrane protein insertion efficiency factor YidD: MKQIFIGIIRFYQKFISPMTPPSCRFYPTCSNYGLEAIKTHGALKGGWLTMKRILKCHPLHPGGVDPVPPKKGKVN; the protein is encoded by the coding sequence ATGAAACAAATTTTTATCGGCATCATCCGTTTTTATCAAAAGTTTATTTCTCCGATGACACCGCCTAGCTGCCGGTTTTATCCAACCTGCTCAAACTATGGTCTGGAGGCCATTAAAACTCATGGCGCTTTAAAGGGCGGCTGGCTCACAATGAAACGGATCTTAAAATGCCATCCACTCCATCCCGGCGGAGTAGACCCTGTTCCGCCTAAAAAAGGAAAAGTAAATTAG
- a CDS encoding S-ribosylhomocysteine lyase, which yields MPSVESFELDHNAVKAPYVRHCGVHKVGSDGEVNKFDIRFCQPNKQAMKPDTIHTLEHLLAFNIRTHAAKYDHFDIIDISPMGCQTGYYLVVSGAPTPKEIVELLDATFKEAVEVTEIPAANEEQCGQAKLHDLEGAKRMMRFWLSQDQEELLKVFG from the coding sequence ATGCCTTCAGTAGAAAGCTTTGAACTTGACCATAATGCAGTAAAAGCTCCATACGTTCGTCATTGCGGCGTTCATAAGGTTGGGTCAGATGGTGAAGTGAATAAATTTGATATACGTTTCTGTCAGCCGAATAAGCAAGCCATGAAACCTGATACCATTCATACATTAGAGCATTTACTTGCTTTTAACATCAGAACACATGCAGCGAAGTATGATCATTTTGATATTATTGATATTTCTCCTATGGGTTGTCAAACAGGCTATTACTTAGTGGTGAGCGGCGCTCCAACACCAAAAGAGATTGTTGAACTACTTGATGCAACATTTAAGGAAGCTGTTGAAGTAACAGAAATTCCTGCTGCGAACGAAGAGCAATGCGGTCAGGCGAAGCTTCATGACCTTGAAGGTGCAAAACGGATGATGCGTTTCTGGCTTTCTCAGGATCAAGAAGAGCTATTAAAAGTATTTGGATAA
- a CDS encoding FixH family protein: MRKMVGIILMLLLLNACGNSAVSNDKGEVPKMLEVKLTGPEQVEKNESVTVKATVTYGHTPVDDADDVQFEVWRDGDKEKSQMIQPKKESHGVYKLHTSFKQEGLYMIQVHVTAKQQHHMPKTKINVGQVEKNSPSTEDETTSHH, translated from the coding sequence ATGCGAAAAATGGTGGGAATCATCCTTATGCTATTGTTGCTTAATGCATGTGGAAACTCCGCAGTGAGCAATGACAAAGGGGAAGTACCTAAAATGTTAGAAGTAAAACTAACGGGACCAGAGCAGGTTGAGAAAAATGAAAGCGTTACAGTAAAAGCAACTGTCACATATGGTCATACGCCTGTTGACGATGCAGATGATGTTCAGTTTGAAGTGTGGAGAGATGGCGACAAGGAAAAAAGCCAGATGATTCAGCCGAAGAAAGAGAGTCATGGCGTGTATAAATTACATACAAGCTTCAAACAAGAAGGTCTTTATATGATACAAGTCCACGTGACAGCTAAACAGCAACATCATATGCCGAAAACAAAAATCAATGTAGGTCAGGTTGAAAAAAACAGTCCATCTACTGAAGATGAGACAACTTCACATCATTGA
- the ytzI gene encoding YtzI protein: MLLLGIISFIIISIVLFLSLWTTSKAYDYKHKIDSPQESEPNHRPHPK; the protein is encoded by the coding sequence ATGCTGTTACTTGGGATTATCAGCTTTATCATTATCTCAATTGTTTTATTTTTATCACTGTGGACAACATCGAAAGCTTATGATTATAAGCATAAAATCGATTCACCTCAAGAATCCGAACCAAACCATCGTCCTCACCCAAAATAA